The DNA segment ggaaaccgatAACGgaacagttacagaaatctgaggctcagacctaaaagttTGTAGTGCCACGTGGTTTATCTATAGTAATGATGATGCATATACATATAGTACTCTTAAAACTGCATACCATTTATATGTTaaggttgcctggaagagttTGGTTGTTATCTCAAAGGCCACCCATTATCCGTCTAATTGGTACATCTtctcaaaaataaatgaaatatcgtgttatgtatttgttttttataaaagcgAGTGAATAACTAATTAAGATATACctatttatgtaatagtatACCTCTTGCGGTGGAACATCAAACGATACAGTTCTCAAGTCCACTTTTCTATACGTATCGATGCATGGTAAGACAAAAAATAGACCTGGACCTCTCGCACCACCTTTTCTGAGTCGTCCCAGTCGAAATATTACCGCTCTTTCAAATTCTTGAACAACCTGAAAAATCAGATTACTGTAAGGATTACATATATGAATGGAAATATAGGTACTGCAAGCGTACTGCATGATTAAACAATCATATTACagagattattttaataaagaatagtGGAAGTCGAGGCCAATAGAAAACAATTTCATCAAAaagcttaataaataaacgttacTATTACCTAACGaagtcttatttattatatagaacaaGCTGCAACAACAACTAATTATATTGGCTTTGTGTGTTCTAAAGTGGGAATGAATATCTATCGTATTTTATTCATGCTTCCAATGTTACGAAGTTTGAAACATATTGTGTACTTTTCGCCCAGTATTTCAATAGGTTAGTAATGAATAACAGCAAATCGTGTAAAAATCttcataaacattttgttttttaatgtattctttaaattattcatcataaacagtatatatgtcgcagtaaagtagttaaatcagagagttaagtgtgaacgaaacgtttaacgagttttcTAAACattcctaggcaacaagacttacctaacctaaccatttacaataaatttcgtgaagatcacaccgaaataacaataacaaatgaaataatggcggagtcttgttttacattgttaatcaacacgctggttTTCGGTCAGATAGATAATAAAACGTTTTCGACGACTTATTATtgaaatgctagcgacttgattgaatatagacatttaattaactgtctagagattcaattaactctctgatttaactactttactgcgacatatacacaataaaatCGACCGaagttattagtttttaatattatttggttaactttatatttattactatgttaaaacataatatatattttcaacacacaaatatatagtatttatttacatttacatttatttacatgtattttCTTAGCTTACatggtaataattaataaatagaatattaaaacagtttggTCCCTATGGCAGTGTACTaataatgctggcagcatttcaaGTTGAGCAAgtaaagcaccagctctggggtcaccagtactatctaccaggcaccaaccttaatctttaattagcacctgtgcacttgaaccctaCGGCCCAaaagtctctactccaaaaggaacaaaatcagttggaggaaagactcttaaaCACAAACAACTTTATAGTTAGTTGAATTACTAAAAATGTATCGATAAACTTTACCTTAAAACATTCAAATAGTGAGAATGGGAAAGTAATAATGACCAAAAGAAGTGACATGAATGTTGCGAATCTCTCCACACACCCAGCTGCCTCTGGATTTGCTGCTGAAACAAGatctataacaatataatatgacCAACGTAAGAACAAACCAACTCGAATATAGTTGAAAGGTAGCCCTCCTAAATTTACAtgcatttttatgttaatactaTAACTTTATGGTTGGtaaagttatgtaaacttGTGAACGCGTTAAGGCTTAAATGGAAATGGTTAGATCATATTTCTAGAGAGCGGAATAAAAGATGTACACTACACATAACAAAATGGACTGGACCTACTGAAAAGATGAACAGACGACGTTATAGAACTAGCGGGGAAAAACTGGATAAATTTTGCTCAATATAAcgaaaaattgaaaaatatggaggaggcttttaccctAAACGGGACAAACAAATACTAGACCACTAGAAAATAAATCTAACTTAAAACTTATACTAACACAACTAAAACGcatattaagaaatgtaaattaacCGATTGTATGGATTCATTAATAAAGGTTATGTAAAAGATACTTTGGCGTGTATAAcgaaaaatattgtagataCTAtacgaatttaatttaataacataaacgcTAAAATAGCTACTTTAGCTAAAATTCGatttgaatgaaaaatatagCCTAGTACACGGTCAACGGTGGACATTATTCaatctatttatttgtatcagACTTACGACGCGTAATAATTTaggtttaatatattaacagcGGGCAGATGCGGGCAAATCGACATCGTTCAAAagataatactaataaatctCTCTGTATTTAACTCTCAAGTACTCCGACATATATGCGTTTAGTCTGAATTGTCTTAAAAGCTTTGTATTTATAAcacgaataaaaaaataattgggCGTTAGAATACTTACGCATTTGTATTGTGAAAGCGCAAGAGGTGCCCGTATCGCAATCTAAAATATCCAAAATCATCATTAAACTGATTAATGAGctcaatttatttcaaaccTTTAAATTACTCACGGCTGGGCAAATCATCGCGCCTCGAATTCATTGACCTAACTTCCGCACGCATCGTCAATCAATTAAATGAAAGGAATAATTACTCATAACAGTGTTTTACTCGGCTAACGATCACAGACTGACATACAGACACTGTCAGAATACCGCGTGTTTACACGACCCAAAAACATCGAATCcaactaaaaatatcaattacaaTACGATCGAAAATAAACGATTAGTttcgtttaaaatttatttacgtatttCGACGTAGCACTCCACTTCGCCCGAATCCTTGTCGTAGCAACCGAATTCCATTTGCAATGCACAGTAGGTTCGCATTTAAATCGATCAATCAATATTATCTGTCTGATCAATGCGGTGTCTATATCTGTACTAAAGGTAGAGAATAGacggaaataaataataacgtaCTTTCCATTCTGGCGTGATGCGTAGGGCACAGCGGCGTTTCAATTTGTGGCTTTGTTTTCAGAGCTTTCCTTGTGCGATGCACGgatgtttatgttatatactCAGCGTTTAATCATGTTATCAAGATGCAGCCGTAAATTATAGTTAGCTTTATATCTGGACTGGGTTAAGGCCCGATCTGTTATTGAGGTATATTAGGGCAATGGTGAATTCAAACTTcataatatcttaatataattgattctaaatatagattacattttttaaaatgagattcagtattaataatgtatactcaataatattagttaaaaaatacaattaattaaattaaacaaatatgattTCATgccattaataatttaaaataaaccaaagCGCAGCAAACTACAAGTGTGTCAAAGATCGTATGATATATGTATGATAGGAAAGAAaacaatgataaaattaagaaagtacgtgggtaacactgaaaattaaaactttttagaatttcaattttagaactctttggtaacccaATGTAGTATTGCATCTGTCATTTGGCATTTGTCATTTGTCTGTTGTAAAACTTTTGTTACACGTggaaatgaacctaacgcgagaaaatttttggctaatgactttcgttgtgggcttactctaCTACAAAGCTATTTtagcgattagcatttctttctgaagccccatctcgtgccactatttacaattggtttaacgagtttaagcgtggacgtagcaatctcaatgatgatccacGTGatggacgtcctttaacagcgactactgaagataacatcagtgctgtgcgacgcatgatagaggaagataacagagtgacctatcagcagatacgggcaaacCTAGaaattggtatgagtcaagttcaaaaaatattacacgaacatttaggcgtcaggaagctttgtctGGTACAAATTGGATTCGCCATACTTTAatcgacgaccagaaacacctatGCATGGACTGATGAACAATTTTCTATGTCatgtgtcgagataatgagacATCTGctatacagtcctgacctggcgccctgtgactttcatttatatccAAGAACGAAAGATAAATTCGCTTTACGAgtcctgaagatgcggtgaaagcgtacgcaaatgccatagaagagacccctgaGGAATAATGGACCCACTGCTATTGGCAGTGGTTCCATCGTATGTGACGATGTATAGAGAAGAACGGAGATTTAttcgaaaaaataataaaagtattggcaactttctacctTAAGCATttcttcattttctaaacattgtCAGTGTCATCTAGGTATCATTAAGACGAGTAACTAAGGTAGCAGATGTCACgatgaaaattaatatcctTTAGTGGACATGGGGCAATAGGAACAGAAAATTGGAACAAGAAGATATGAAACTGGTGCCCAAGGTACAACAAACGCAAAAGAGGAAGACTATTTACAAGCTGGACTCACAACAAGGGACACTCAAAAGTATTGTTTAGTATTTACTACATTTGATAAAATTCAGAACCTCGAAGAGATTCGCCTAATTGAACGGATACATAAATACTCTCTTATTCGTAGTCGCGTCTGTCTTGAAAAACCTAATCGATTGCCTCCACACCACACTATCCTCAGCTTCTCAAGGCATTAGGGATGTTGAGACCCACAATTGTCTTAAATTAGCGAACCAAAGGGTCGGTCTGGACTTCTCTTGCTATCACTCCTTCCTACCATTACCAGTTTGTCAAGACTATCCGGTTCCCTCCTTGCAATATGTCCTATGTAGCTAAGCACTCGtttgaaaatctttttttttaggttcTTTTCCCTTATATGATCGTTTCTGAGCGCTGttattagcgataaggccgcccgttgcatcccttCTAATTTTGATGTATTTGTTGTACATGATGGTATGATTGACAGTCTTGTGGTGATCTTTCGTTGGTTGTCAGAGGACTTATTTGTTCTTTATGCCGTACGCTATTCAAAACATCaacattacaaaaaatcaAAACCAGTTATGTAGGTGCAAGTCTTATAAAGtttctattaatattcatGTATCTGCTAGGTTAAGAACTGACATTTAGCCAGGATGATgcgtaatattaaaagttatacttTGTAAACACCTTGTAAACACACGTACGCTGTCTTATGCctatttaggtttaaagatttattctCATAAcagacaatttaaatattgccaGGCTGtttgaactttttatattttgtggaAGTTAGCGCAGCACTCTCCCAACCATTTTTTACCGTAATTGGTTCTATACTAATTAGTAGGATTATCCTTCCTTAGCTTTATCAATAGCCATCCAGTCCAACTACTTAACCAATATATTGGATAAGAAATTAGATTTTCGCTATTAGGAGTCAATTGTTATTACCAAATTAAAGTTGTCACGAAgacattttgaatttgttttccgttaaattaaattttaaaattagcaaCACGAAAATGGCATTTCTATCTATATACATAGGTCTGTTAAGTAGTTGTTTATTGCGTCACATATTAgttcataaaaatagtatatgaatatgtaaatatgtatgttataattatgtataagtaTAAAGAGAGCGACTCCAGTGTTGGTAAGATTAAGCCCCAGAGgggcaccaatgaacttttttCCTGCAGTGAAGGCTTTCTCGTGTGGAGAAAAAATAGTAAGGGTACAGTCGAATGTCACTCAGAGAACGCTGGAAGTAAAAAAGATTCAGCAACATGTCTGGCCCGTATCTCATTAAGGGATTAtgggaaaaatttaatatttactgcaGTAGAACACTAATACTTGTCATTACTGTAATAATTATGTCAAatacctaataaataaaatgcagtTTTTCTAAAGAATGCCATCtagtaatatttgtatagtgCTTGTTTGAACTaggctaaataaaatattatgcctATAAGGAGATGGCCATTTTTGTGAGCGTGGgaatatttagttaaactGGGAGGCCTGGCTTTGAATCCCTGCATGAGCAAAATTCTGTATATCCATAGCGCCAAGCGCAtccatattttaatcaaatggGCACATGTTTAGCCTCAGTGCctgtcattaaaataattatttatgttatttatcatcaatatatacttaaaacatTACTCAcgttatttacttaaattgtgtaatacttaaaaaaaacaaataacatatattaggGAAATACGGGCGGCCTAGGAAAAAATCTAAGAATAAAGTGCAATAATTTacagtaaaacaaaaaatcaatcaataaaatctacatgtttttgataaaaatatctctttatagtaaaatttttaaaattttactaagtGCAGAGAATCAATAGTTACTTCTAGTATAAAATAGGTATGCAACGATGGAATTTTAGTAATAGTTTTTGCTACCAATACTATGTCTATATCTAAGAAGGGGCTTTATAAAGCTAGGATATTTCGAGAAGCTAGTTAGGCTAAGCCAGATCTTATCGCGAGTATTAGTTTTGGCACAATGTTGGTGAGTTTCATGCATTTACTTGCGTAATTAGAATCTATATTAACATTatctttgatttattaatattttttccctACAGTTACCCGGTTTTGTGAATAATGATTATGCTAATAATGATCAGCaacgaattaaataaaaacgtttgttttgaataattataaatgactAAATCAGTTacgctacaatatttttaggcctgggcctcagatttccggATATGTttcatcatttgtcaatctattaAGCATGTAGATGATCagctgtgcctgacatacacCGTTAATTGGGTCTAAggaaagccggtttcctcacgacgttttccttcataCTTAGGAAGTCCATTGGCGTATAGGCTCGGTCCCCAATTTCAGGTATGAGAgccgcatgctgaagccactaggccaacgccactttaattattatctaaattaaagtTGTAAAAAAGAGTAACCCTTAAAAGAAAGTAAGGGATTAGCTTGGGCTAGGCATGTAtgcatttgtttctttaattgtttttataaaagttactagATTTTAGATTAGTCTTCTCAGCTGCACAGTTAATTGCACAAAAACATTAACTTATAGGCAGGAATCGAACTACagactaattaataatacgcGTTGAGCCATCCCTACTATACTACTGTGCTACTGTTTATTAATACTAAGGAACTAATCaagaactattttattattttaggtatTGGTTACGGGTTTAtgaaaaactataattaagtCCCAAGTTTGAGGcctaataaacagtttttttctGCTTCTAACATAACTATTAAGTCATAAttcaaattgtaattatactatatttttctagCTTTGGGCTGGTCTTCTGGCCTGTTTGAGTACAGTACTAGCAGTTCCTATCTTTGCCCCTCTCTACCAGGCAGCTTTTCACGCACCGGTTGCTGTTCAACCTATTGTAAGTAacgattgaaataaaattaccatTTCACGGGACATTCGTAAATgacttacattttataatttactaagaCTAACCGTTCTTGAATTGGTTCATTCGATAGCTTAGTCTGCctgtacaaattcttaaaaggcaacgcactcgcgagccctctggcattgagagtgtccatgggcagcggtatcacttaacatcaggtgagcctcttgcccgtttgccccatattttataaaaaaaaaacagtggcatTTCACATTCTTCGaacaattgagtaattttatatttacacataAGTATGATATAGtttgttttgataaaaacgGCAAAGTTGCTAGACTTTTCTgacttaaaacttattataatttactataatgTCAAcaatttttcttctgtttttagataggttatattagtaaaatataaataaaattaactgcGTCAATTCAAGTTACATGTTCATCAGAATATCAATTGTATTCAAAAGAACATGACGGTAGtagcataaataaatgtttactatttacattataaactAGTCGTTGACTAGGTTATAGATGgccatattaatttaaaaatttgtcaaCAGACTTATCCCAGATACGTATTCAACTATGGAGTAAAAGACCCACATACAGGAGATATTAAGTCACAACAAGAAGAGAGAAATGGCGATGTAGTAAGAGGTGATATTATTGTACATTGCAAATGTGTCGTAGTCTTTTGGTGATCCAATTTTACTTCTTACTCCACGACCttctagattattattataaattctattacaTTGTATACACTATCTCTTCAGAGATTTTACACTAAAATCCTAAACGTTGGTTTAATAGTTCTCCCATAGATAGTTAAGCAGTGTTTGCCTTGCGGCTTCTACTGCGACTCttatcgtaggttcgattccctaTGGGCTTTGACTTTAcggaaaaccggcttgccttagacccaaaaagtcaacggcgtgtgtcagccACAAAACGCGGAGCCCCTACTTGCCTTTTATACTTTCAAACGATTATAAATCAGTCACAGAAATGccaggcccagacctaaaaaggttttttagattttaaggtTTAAaggtgttttgttttttttctattagttACGAATCGAATACCTCATTATATTTCAGAAATAGTAAAAGTAGTTGAATTGAGTAACTAGAAATTTGGTTATCCAGGAAGCTATTCACTAGTGGAACCTGACGGATCTACGCGCACGGTGACATACACTGCCGATGACCATAATGGTTTCAATGCTGTTGTACACAAGACTGGACATTACACGCACCCTGTAAGTACAAATACATTCATACATAACAAAACTGGGCacatatagaatataaaagtATACGAAACATAACCTATGATGATGCTCTTGCTCTTGTTCCACAAGCAAAGAACATAGAAGCGTCAAcactatgttttatttactactattactatatttaatattgagaAGGAACGCGAAGCAAAAAGATGCCAATACATTAAATGGGTCAAATGGATTATCAACTCTTTTGCAATTTACGTTCTCATACTCATTATTACATCacattttttaacttaaaagaaatctttttatctttattgcCGACGACTTTTGTTTCGCCATGTACATGGTTTCTAAGAATTtctcaaaaaattataaaaaaattgccctTTTTTGCAAAAGAGTTTtagataaatgtaaaataattactggCTAATTGTTCGGGAAACAGGTGTAACGTATGAGTTTCAGTTCACACTTTCTTTTATCTTCAGGTTCGGGTCCACACACCTGCACTTCCGCCTGCTGTTCCCTTAGTACCTTCTCTTCCTGTTCCAGCGTTCTTTGGTTAAgaaactataaaaatgtatgatttaGGAAACACGACTGCGATTTTCTTATTGTGTTTTAATGACTGTTTGACGAATGTGGGATTGGGAATTTATGTACGTTATttgttaagtaatttataaatatcagataagtttataacattattgaactatgtacttaattttaaataatgaaatataaatttgatgaATGATACcgccttttttatataagtaaaaaaataattctgtaggtgattagtacgtgtcgtaatgaaacagtgatgtgtcctgacaaggacagttgttaaacgttatcgtcatgaaacaataatatgttctgaaaagaacagttaattggcgttatcgttagaccacgatatcgaactgttctgagaagaacacgttcgtacccttcgacggttgcgcgcagaaaaggaccaactttttgccgcgccgcGATTTTATCGTTTACTCACCCTTCGCACCTTGgcaccacatgttaccactagtggccagtgtaggataatttttgtatataaatctacagttttaaaatataaacacattccatcttcacctcttctctacgaattattaggaagttttattttaaccaaataaggacgaATCAACTTAAAGCATACAACCCTAAAATTCTATTAAGTTAGTAGttacagttttaattttattttaaatactatatgtCTCGCGACTTCCTACGAGGAAAAGCCAGGGTGTGTaactaagtttttatatagttttttacataggtaaataaattatgagaTATATCTCAGCTTCGAGCTTCGACCTAGAGACCTGATCTTGGGTTATCGCCTCTGAATCTACACATGTTTCATTGCTCAGGCATGTTGCTGATTATTGGTATTAagacaatgtttttcttttccAAACGATCAAAAATTTGCGCACATAGAGGCAAAAATCAATTGGTACAACCGAGGTTTCCTTGTGATAGCTTTATCTTCAGAATGCGTTTTACTATCATTTCCAAACGAGCTCAAAtaagtcataataataatgctctAGAGGCCGATTCGATATTGGCATAGAACCGACAAAAAACTATGAGTTATCACATTATTAGTATGTTGTAGCCATGTTCAAGCCTTATTATTTGTGAAAAAACAGCAACATTTTATTGCAAGTAGGCAAAGTTCAATGACATTTTATGTAAACAGGGTTTATGAgccattaaattgtttaagttattcgacacataaaatagaaataaacacGAATTGAGATTTttgctaaatataattttattactttaatacgACATTAATCCTATCACAACAAAGCTATAAAAACCTAAAGACGtatgattagattttttattttgctatCTATTGTAgctctaaaattatttacataatccaTAAAAATCCACGaaaaaatgtacttaatttttttttcataattttcgtTGCTAATATATCCAAATATCCACTGTCAATGTTCCAGCCATTTTGGAGTCAACAAGCATCGCTAGAGACGACGGTAAGTGGCCAGATAGGATGTCCTTGATCCCTGAGCGGATGGGATGGGCTTTGGTGTGGGATGATACTTGTGTGGTACCCCGTCTCGCTTGGAGTAGAGACTTTTGGGAAGTGGTGTACAGGAGCCTCGCTCAACAACTAATAATCGTAATATCGCAAATGCTACCAGAAtgaaaggtacactgccacagggaccaaacttgttaattttctatttatcaatttttaattacaattcaatataggttaagaatcttgtaaatactgtatatttttgtctaatatttattcgttCCACATATAATACGCAAGCTCTATTGCTATGCAAGTCGCTTTGTTGCATTACACAATCAAATAAGCACGTTTCTAAGATTATATTGgtcaaaattaatgttaaaatggggcataatttctattttatttgtttacttgATTAATATTGTTCCAgccaaaacaattaattatttctccGTGGAACACACACCCGCAATGCCTGGTAATGTAGAGTAGGAACACTGTTCTTACGTAAGATTTAAACGTATCGAAATGCAAATATTACTCGTACAAATCTGTTACATCACCAATATCCCTTATTGCTACATCTTACTGCAGATGATTCATTGTAACCTCGTAAATTTCCCAAACACGGCAAAACACGTTTAAGACAACATACGCACTCAGACAAGCGGTAAAACGTAATGGTTGACTGCAAAACCATGGTTCAAATGTCGGGATGGCTGAATATCCTAGTAGTTTTaacaaagataaatataagttaaagtAAAGTTTAGATAACATAGTTGTCGGTGTTTCAAAACCTTGTAATAGCTGTCAGTCACATACGTCCAATCGGGCTATgagatttatgtaatatttctgCGTACACACTGATATATCTCACGGATGGGTGACCAGTGCTTCttctagaaatatatttaaaccaaGTGACTTTCGTTTTTATAGTCATAAGTTTCATTTAAACGTGTTGTACATTGTTTTTCTTACGCGAGACAATGTTCTTCTAATTCCTAGATAGATtgtgataaaaatacaaagaacCCTTAGTACCTagcacaaaatatataaacaggcCTTGATTACCAATTaggatataaattattgactttatctttatttacttttatgtaTAGAATGCGTGGGATAAACAGTTAATGAACTCAAAATCCTGATCTCAAAATGATCCTAATTATAAGGtaaattagtattaattaattcttccAAAGCAGAATTTATGATGAGATGTTTTATGGCAAGAAgctattttcatacatttcttttaatcGCTTCACTGATttgataaatgtttattttgtatacaggAGACCAAAAGTTTAGCTTCGTCGACACACAAGTTTTAATTGTAGTAGTAATACAAATTGACTtgatacaaaaacaaatgatttatataataacaaattatgaactaatttaaaataaaattaaagcttatgttttttatgaatttgccagtatatgttttattgtacTTATCCAAGCAAATTACACTGACGAAATAATGCTTGTAGCATCAAAATCAATCAATTCAATAAccttctaattatattttaaatcgacttatagagtatttacaatattgttaaCCTACACCGAAAActacttaattaattagtcAGACTCGTCAaagcttattaaatatatttattatttattaaaactagaaATGTTGGAAGACTTTTTCAAAATGCAAACAGATAACATTTGAATGTAAGAtgaataggccggcaacgcactcgcgagccctctggtgaTAGTATCCAACaccagatgagcctcctacccgtattctataaaaaaataataatattcaaacgCCATTTTAACTCCAGACACCCTGTAGATTATAGATAGAAATTGTAAAGAAAAGTAGGCGTGTGTGGGTTAAGCCGGCAATGTCAAAGTCACCATATTTGTAGATTACAATATAGCGCCtttcattcaattatttatgagCTCACTCGGTGCATACATTTGCAGATTGTAAAGATAGGCATTTTTGGAAAGATACGATCTTCGTAGAGTTATTAGGTATCATATATCATGACTTGAAAAGGGGAAGACGCCCACCACAAACCTGGAAAGATGGAATAAAAGAGATACATAATGATATGGGCTTAATGTAATCCTGATTATGTAGTCGGTACCTAGTCGAAAATAGGctattttgtgttatttatatcatgacttaaatttataaacactttgttgcaAGCATAttggcaataaataaaatatgagaaaaataacaaaatagaaaaCGTTATACGATAAACAGCAAGAagatgtatataatatgtgaAAAACTTTATAGTTACCAAACGAAAGCAAAAACAGGCATTGTTCAAATAGAAAACCGTTCAGTTTGTAAGGAAACTTTGAATTTTTGACAAATGAGTTTTAAGTCGTAAATATTGACGAAATTTGTCAAAGTTCAGACgtcataaaaatttacatataaaaaattacacttacTAAATTCTTGAACAATATACACTTGGTTTCCAGCAAAATATTGCCAGCTACAAAGCTCTCCGTTGCAATCCATTTGTAttaccataaataaaaaaaccgtGTGAGACCAATAACAATTCTTCTAAAAGG comes from the Pieris brassicae chromosome 4, ilPieBrab1.1, whole genome shotgun sequence genome and includes:
- the LOC123708404 gene encoding cuticle protein 8-like; translation: MLLWAGLLACLSTVLAVPIFAPLYQAAFHAPVAVQPITYPRYVFNYGVKDPHTGDIKSQQEERNGDVVRGSYSLVEPDGSTRTVTYTADDHNGFNAVVHKTGHYTHPVRVHTPALPPAVPLVPSLPVPAFFG